The Candidatus Hydrogenedens sp. genome includes a region encoding these proteins:
- a CDS encoding HAD family hydrolase — MSEHQSFLPGTEIEIVNPNVELGKIKHVLFDFDGTISLLREGWQNIMGPMCVEMICGEHEPTPEIEKEVADMIDETTGIQTIFQMQRLVEMVKAHGLVPADKILDEWGYKAIYNERLLMPVRERIQKLKNGEVTLEQMTVRKVFSFLDELKKRNVTMYVFSGTDREDVQHEASVLGADKYFAEIWGALPSIEEYSKEKVIREIISTHNLHGPEVMAVGDGPVELRNVKEQGGIALGVASDEKKGYGWDMHKRKRLLRAGADILIPDFSEYDKLIKYLFCET, encoded by the coding sequence ATGTCAGAACATCAAAGTTTTTTACCTGGGACAGAAATAGAAATTGTAAATCCCAATGTCGAATTAGGAAAGATTAAACATGTTCTCTTTGATTTTGATGGAACAATCAGTTTGCTTCGGGAAGGCTGGCAAAATATTATGGGTCCTATGTGTGTTGAAATGATATGTGGAGAACATGAGCCTACTCCGGAAATTGAGAAAGAAGTTGCAGATATGATTGATGAAACAACCGGAATACAGACCATTTTCCAGATGCAACGATTGGTAGAAATGGTTAAAGCACATGGCTTGGTGCCAGCAGATAAAATTTTAGATGAATGGGGTTATAAAGCCATCTATAATGAGAGACTACTTATGCCCGTTCGGGAACGGATACAAAAATTAAAAAATGGAGAGGTAACATTAGAACAAATGACTGTTCGAAAAGTGTTTTCTTTTTTAGATGAATTAAAGAAAAGAAATGTTACTATGTATGTATTTAGTGGCACAGATAGAGAAGATGTGCAACACGAAGCAAGTGTATTAGGTGCAGATAAATATTTTGCGGAGATATGGGGAGCATTACCCAGTATTGAGGAATATTCAAAAGAAAAAGTAATTCGTGAAATTATTTCTACTCATAATCTGCATGGACCGGAAGTTATGGCTGTTGGCGATGGACCTGTGGAATTACGAAATGTCAAAGAACAGGGGGGAATTGCTTTAGGTGTGGCTTCTGATGAGAAAAAAGGATACGGTTGGGATATGCACAAGAGAAAAAGATTGTTGCGGGCAGGTGCTGATATTCTTATCCCCGATTTCAGTGAATACGATAAACTCATAAAATACCTATTTTGTGA